From Schaalia sp. ZJ405, one genomic window encodes:
- the metX gene encoding homoserine O-acetyltransferase MetX — MSHQTLPPAPISGAWHEDDPAAFRRFADLGALRLENGAVLPSVRLAYETWGALNETRSNAVLVLHALTGDAHVVGPEAPGQPTPGWWPDIVGPGCAIDTDRYYVVAANVLGGCQGSTGPSSKAPDGKPWGSRFPLVSTRDQVRAEARLADLLGVDTWSVVIGASLGGHRAIEWAVSYPERVDRLIVVASGAQTTADQAAWCHTQIRAIELDPHWNGGDYYEGPQGPTSGLALARQIAHTTYRSPGELNKRFGRLPQRQEDPLHGGRLAVESYLDYHGDKLVRRFDAGSYVTLCRSMLSHDIGRDRGGQQEALRLVTARTLVIAVDSDRLFSPDQVWQMADGIHGAYYREIHSANGHDGFLIESGQTTGFINEFLTERIPSRASVFAR, encoded by the coding sequence ATGTCGCACCAGACGCTACCTCCGGCTCCCATTTCCGGAGCATGGCACGAGGACGACCCCGCCGCATTTCGACGCTTCGCCGACCTGGGCGCACTGCGCCTTGAAAATGGCGCAGTTCTGCCCTCGGTGCGACTGGCATACGAAACCTGGGGCGCACTCAATGAGACGCGGTCGAATGCCGTTCTCGTGCTTCATGCCCTCACCGGTGATGCGCATGTTGTGGGCCCTGAGGCCCCCGGACAACCCACGCCCGGATGGTGGCCCGACATTGTCGGCCCGGGCTGCGCCATCGACACAGACCGCTATTACGTCGTCGCAGCCAACGTCCTGGGAGGCTGTCAGGGGTCAACCGGACCGTCCTCGAAGGCACCGGATGGGAAACCCTGGGGATCACGATTTCCCCTCGTTTCGACGCGTGATCAGGTCCGGGCCGAGGCGCGCCTGGCCGACCTCCTGGGGGTCGACACGTGGTCCGTTGTCATCGGCGCATCACTGGGAGGACACCGCGCAATCGAGTGGGCGGTGAGCTATCCCGAGCGGGTGGATCGCCTGATCGTCGTTGCCTCGGGCGCGCAAACGACCGCCGATCAGGCCGCGTGGTGTCACACCCAGATCCGGGCCATTGAGTTAGATCCCCACTGGAATGGTGGTGACTATTACGAGGGACCGCAGGGCCCCACCAGCGGCCTCGCCCTCGCCCGCCAGATCGCGCACACCACCTACCGATCACCCGGCGAACTCAACAAGCGTTTTGGTCGTCTCCCCCAGCGTCAAGAAGATCCACTGCACGGGGGACGCTTAGCGGTCGAATCCTATTTGGACTATCACGGAGACAAGCTCGTGCGTCGCTTTGATGCCGGGTCCTATGTGACGCTGTGCCGGTCGATGCTCTCTCACGATATTGGTCGCGACCGCGGCGGACAGCAGGAAGCTCTCCGCCTGGTCACGGCCCGCACCCTCGTGATCGCTGTGGATTCGGATCGACTTTTCTCCCCCGATCAGGTGTGGCAGATGGCCGACGGCATTCACGGTGCTTACTACCGGGAGATCCATTCAGCGAATGGACACGACGGGTTCCTCATCGAATCCGGACAGACAACGGGCTTTATCAACGAGTTCCTCACTGAACGCATCCCTTCGCGTGCGTCGGTCTTTGCTCGCTGA
- a CDS encoding inorganic diphosphatase: MEFDVTIEIPKGNRNKYEIDHETGRIRLDRMLFTATRYPDDYGFIDDTLGEDGDPLDALVLLEEPTFPGCVIRCRALGMFRMRDEKGGDDKVLCVPASDQRASWRTEIEDVSEFHRLEIQHFFEVYKDLEPGKSVEGAHWVGREEAEAEIRRSYERLAQAEAHGDH; the protein is encoded by the coding sequence GTGGAGTTTGACGTCACCATCGAGATCCCGAAGGGAAACCGAAATAAGTACGAAATCGACCACGAAACGGGGCGGATCCGTCTTGACCGCATGCTCTTCACGGCGACGCGGTATCCCGATGACTACGGTTTCATTGACGATACGCTTGGCGAGGACGGCGACCCACTCGACGCCCTCGTCCTCCTTGAGGAACCAACGTTCCCCGGCTGCGTGATCCGCTGCCGCGCGCTCGGCATGTTCCGCATGCGCGATGAGAAAGGCGGCGATGACAAGGTCCTGTGTGTTCCTGCTTCCGATCAGCGCGCATCGTGGCGCACTGAGATTGAGGATGTCTCAGAGTTCCACCGCCTTGAAATTCAGCACTTCTTCGAGGTGTATAAGGACCTTGAGCCCGGCAAGTCCGTTGAGGGCGCTCACTGGGTGGGCCGCGAGGAAGCCGAAGCCGAGATTCGCCGGTCCTACGAGCGGCTTGCGCAGGCCGAAGCTCACGGCGATCACTGA
- a CDS encoding C40 family peptidase yields the protein MGAILALSIPSLAQAAPSPEDIARAKAEEEAAKLSVAQIEVKLAAVTSDAETARRDAQVAAEKLNQSKIELENATKTAEQAQKDADKAQADFEEGKREIASVAQAAYRDGTSSLDSLAPYLDADGLRTVETKRASIDNFSNSADTKMQRVAALEKVADVMKSAADEALQAQRKATDEVQKRSDAAESSAQSALDLQKTTEIQKQAYIEELARKQNTTTDLIKQREAQLAAERAAAAEAAAKAAAEAAAARERQRQQAAAAQPVNPWTPAPAPAPAPAPAPSWPAAGSGGAGGAVAAAKSFLGVPYVWGGESYSGVDCSGLTMLAWRSAGVNLPHFAASQYNYGTKVPISAMQPGDLIFWSSNGTQSAIYHVAMYLGGGQMIEAPTFGMTVHITSVYSWGLIMPYAVRL from the coding sequence ATGGGTGCGATCCTCGCACTGAGTATTCCCAGCCTTGCGCAGGCTGCTCCATCACCGGAGGACATTGCGCGCGCCAAGGCAGAGGAAGAGGCAGCGAAACTGTCCGTCGCCCAAATTGAGGTCAAGCTCGCGGCTGTCACCTCCGACGCTGAAACCGCGCGGCGCGACGCGCAGGTTGCCGCTGAAAAGCTGAACCAGTCAAAAATTGAGCTGGAAAACGCAACCAAGACCGCCGAGCAAGCGCAGAAGGATGCCGACAAAGCTCAGGCGGACTTCGAGGAAGGCAAACGAGAAATCGCCTCCGTTGCCCAGGCTGCCTATCGCGACGGAACGTCCTCGCTCGACTCCCTCGCCCCCTATCTTGACGCCGACGGACTGCGCACCGTTGAGACGAAGCGCGCATCCATCGACAACTTCTCCAACTCCGCGGACACGAAGATGCAGCGTGTTGCCGCTTTGGAGAAGGTTGCTGACGTCATGAAGTCAGCGGCCGATGAAGCTCTCCAAGCCCAGCGCAAAGCAACGGATGAGGTGCAGAAGCGATCCGATGCCGCCGAATCGAGCGCACAGTCTGCCCTCGACTTGCAAAAGACCACGGAAATCCAAAAGCAGGCGTATATCGAAGAGCTTGCTCGGAAACAAAACACAACGACAGACCTCATTAAACAACGCGAAGCCCAGCTTGCGGCTGAACGTGCAGCCGCAGCTGAAGCAGCAGCAAAGGCCGCCGCAGAAGCCGCAGCTGCACGCGAGAGACAGCGTCAGCAAGCCGCTGCCGCCCAGCCTGTCAATCCGTGGACTCCAGCTCCGGCCCCGGCGCCAGCCCCCGCCCCGGCTCCTTCGTGGCCCGCTGCGGGAAGTGGAGGCGCGGGCGGTGCCGTTGCTGCCGCCAAGTCATTCCTCGGCGTTCCCTACGTGTGGGGTGGAGAGTCTTATTCGGGTGTTGACTGCTCGGGTCTGACCATGCTTGCGTGGCGATCGGCAGGTGTCAACCTCCCTCACTTCGCCGCCTCGCAGTACAACTACGGAACAAAGGTGCCGATTTCAGCCATGCAGCCCGGTGACCTGATCTTCTGGTCGTCGAATGGCACGCAGTCTGCGATCTACCACGTCGCGATGTACCTCGGTGGTGGCCAGATGATTGAAGCTCCAACCTTTGGTATGACGGTGCACATCACCTCCGTGTACAGCTGGGGATTGATCATGCCCTACGCCGTTCGCCTCTGA
- a CDS encoding alpha/beta hydrolase, with amino-acid sequence MSEPIDVLAPWGDAGPAPVNQWRHDILGAAFESRTIELLPDAEGDNVATLVRYLPHRDPASTPRARSFPRFAALYIHGRNDYFFQTELARSMADSGAAFYALDLRKYGRSLRPWQTIGYTDDLNTYDEEIGESLDIIRSEQGDLPLVIVAHSTGGLIATLWAHRHPGALGGLILNSAWLEMQTLANLRSTIQPVLGQIAYYSPMWPVPMGSGPDFYARSLVDGWSGSGLTTPPSFSGNEDDPAFTGWDYAHEWKRPGSYPAQVSWLDAVLRGHEVVNEGVDISCPVLSMTSSGSYFGEQWDEQVFTCDVVLDVEVIAKRAATLGPLVTVAHFPGKHDLFLSDPWVRADVYSLMRRWCGAFVAAE; translated from the coding sequence ATGAGTGAACCCATTGATGTCCTTGCCCCCTGGGGAGATGCTGGCCCCGCACCCGTCAATCAATGGCGACACGATATTCTTGGCGCGGCATTTGAGTCTCGAACGATCGAGCTTCTTCCCGATGCCGAAGGCGACAACGTCGCCACCTTGGTTCGCTACCTTCCCCACCGCGACCCTGCGTCAACTCCCCGGGCCCGTTCATTCCCGCGCTTCGCCGCCCTGTATATTCACGGCCGCAACGACTATTTTTTCCAAACCGAGTTGGCCCGGTCTATGGCGGACTCAGGAGCGGCTTTCTACGCCCTTGACCTGCGCAAATACGGGCGTTCATTGCGTCCGTGGCAAACGATCGGCTACACCGACGACCTCAACACCTACGACGAGGAAATCGGTGAGTCCCTTGACATCATCCGGTCTGAGCAGGGCGATCTCCCACTGGTGATCGTCGCTCATTCAACGGGTGGTCTCATTGCTACCCTGTGGGCTCACCGCCATCCGGGGGCCCTCGGTGGTCTGATTCTCAATTCTGCATGGCTCGAAATGCAGACACTGGCGAATCTTCGGTCAACGATCCAGCCCGTCCTCGGGCAAATCGCGTACTACAGCCCGATGTGGCCGGTTCCGATGGGGTCAGGTCCCGACTTCTACGCCCGCTCTCTCGTTGATGGCTGGTCCGGTTCCGGCCTGACAACTCCCCCGTCATTTTCAGGGAACGAGGACGATCCGGCCTTCACCGGGTGGGATTATGCGCACGAATGGAAACGACCCGGATCGTATCCGGCACAGGTGTCCTGGTTGGACGCGGTTCTTCGTGGTCACGAGGTCGTCAACGAGGGCGTGGACATTTCCTGTCCCGTGCTGTCGATGACATCATCGGGATCGTATTTCGGGGAGCAGTGGGATGAACAGGTCTTCACCTGTGACGTTGTTCTTGACGTGGAAGTCATCGCGAAGCGGGCGGCAACTCTCGGTCCCTTGGTGACGGTCGCTCATTTCCCAGGCAAACACGATCTCTTCCTCTCAGATCCCTGGGTTCGCGCCGATGTCTATTCGCTCATGCGCCGATGGTGCGGAGCTTTTGTCGCCGCAGAATAA
- a CDS encoding O-acetylhomoserine aminocarboxypropyltransferase/cysteine synthase family protein, which produces MTSTNSANWAFETKQIHAAWDRDPSTGATALPIYQTSSYAFADSAQAAGRFSLQELGPIYTRLTNPTTDAVAGRIAALENGVGGLLVSSGQSATALAILALAQAGNNIVASPSLYGGSVTLLKNTLGRLGIETRFVSDPLNVDEWRALADDKTVAFYGETIPNPKGDILDIEPIAAAAHEIGVPLIVDNTVATPYLVRPIEWGADIVVHSATKYLGGHGTTIAGAIVDSGNFDYTTQPERFPLFNEPDESYHGIVFGRDFGVGGALGANLAFLLRIQTLINRDLGAVTSPFNAFLIEQGLETLSLRVQRHVDNALAVAQWLEAHPQVESVNYAGLESSPYHALQQKYAPLGASGLLSFTIRGGFTAGKAFADGLELLPTLANLGDAKSLVIHPASTTHSQLTPSELEAAGVNPATVRLSIGLENIADILADLTLGFAAAAAAVNGD; this is translated from the coding sequence ATGACCAGCACGAACTCGGCCAATTGGGCATTTGAGACCAAGCAGATTCACGCCGCCTGGGATCGCGACCCCTCGACGGGGGCAACCGCACTCCCGATCTACCAGACCTCCTCATACGCATTCGCCGACTCAGCGCAGGCAGCCGGACGATTCAGCCTCCAGGAACTCGGACCGATTTACACGCGCCTGACAAACCCAACAACTGATGCGGTTGCGGGACGTATCGCCGCCCTCGAAAATGGCGTGGGAGGACTGCTCGTCTCCTCGGGACAGTCGGCAACCGCACTGGCGATCCTTGCACTTGCCCAAGCCGGCAACAACATCGTTGCCTCTCCCTCCCTCTACGGCGGCTCCGTCACACTGCTGAAGAACACGCTGGGACGCCTCGGCATCGAGACGCGATTCGTTAGTGACCCGCTGAATGTCGATGAGTGGCGCGCTCTGGCTGACGACAAAACCGTTGCCTTCTACGGCGAAACAATCCCCAATCCCAAGGGCGACATCCTCGACATCGAACCCATCGCCGCTGCCGCCCACGAGATCGGAGTTCCGCTGATTGTCGATAACACCGTCGCCACCCCCTACCTTGTGCGCCCGATCGAATGGGGAGCCGACATTGTTGTTCATTCCGCAACAAAGTATCTGGGCGGACATGGCACAACGATCGCCGGGGCCATCGTGGACTCCGGGAACTTCGACTACACAACGCAACCTGAGCGTTTCCCCCTCTTTAATGAGCCCGATGAGTCCTATCACGGGATCGTCTTCGGCCGGGACTTCGGTGTCGGCGGTGCACTGGGGGCTAACCTGGCGTTCCTCCTGCGCATCCAAACGCTCATTAACCGAGACCTGGGAGCGGTGACCTCCCCGTTCAACGCTTTCCTCATCGAACAGGGCCTTGAAACCCTGTCCCTGCGGGTTCAGCGTCACGTTGACAACGCACTCGCCGTCGCACAGTGGCTTGAGGCGCATCCGCAGGTGGAGTCCGTCAACTACGCGGGCCTGGAATCCTCTCCCTACCATGCGCTTCAGCAGAAATATGCTCCACTGGGGGCTTCCGGTCTGCTTTCCTTCACGATCCGCGGAGGTTTCACCGCCGGAAAAGCCTTCGCAGATGGCCTGGAACTTCTCCCGACCCTGGCAAACCTCGGTGATGCAAAGTCTCTGGTCATTCACCCAGCGTCGACAACGCACTCGCAGCTCACACCCAGTGAGCTAGAAGCCGCAGGAGTCAACCCCGCGACAGTGCGCCTGTCCATCGGGTTGGAGAATATCGCAGATATTCTTGCCGACCTCACGCTGGGTTTCGCTGCTGCGGCCGCCGCCGTCAACGGCGACTAA
- a CDS encoding methylated-DNA--[protein]-cysteine S-methyltransferase, which produces MRGGDAAYGKRQEHLTDITAAVSVDTPCASLIIVADQWGIRQIRPRSSSSPVARPDHVIAGDTESRTRGDIAEDVADAHVLSLGESTGDGRANPACIKALRLAERARRELIEYVEGQRREFTLPLRPEGTAFQRRVWEAVASIPYGQARTYGDIARMIGNPRAARAVGGANNANPILIVTPCHRVVGARGALVGYAGGLEMKQWLLDMESGSHCSDR; this is translated from the coding sequence ATGCGTGGTGGAGATGCGGCGTACGGGAAACGTCAGGAACATCTGACAGACATCACCGCCGCGGTCAGTGTGGACACTCCCTGTGCCTCGCTCATCATCGTTGCTGATCAATGGGGAATCCGACAGATTCGGCCGCGCTCGTCCTCGTCCCCCGTGGCACGTCCAGATCACGTGATAGCTGGTGACACAGAATCCCGGACGAGGGGCGACATAGCCGAGGACGTCGCCGATGCACACGTGCTCAGCCTGGGCGAGAGCACCGGGGACGGACGCGCAAACCCCGCGTGCATCAAAGCGCTGAGGCTTGCCGAACGGGCACGACGCGAACTTATCGAATACGTCGAGGGTCAGCGCCGAGAGTTCACTCTCCCACTCAGGCCCGAGGGCACAGCTTTTCAACGGCGAGTCTGGGAAGCGGTGGCCTCAATTCCCTACGGACAGGCGCGCACATACGGCGACATTGCGCGGATGATTGGCAATCCCCGGGCGGCGCGTGCAGTTGGCGGGGCAAATAATGCCAATCCGATTCTCATTGTCACGCCCTGTCACCGGGTTGTTGGCGCCCGAGGCGCACTTGTGGGGTACGCCGGAGGCCTGGAGATGAAACAGTGGCTCCTCGACATGGAGTCTGGGAGCCACTGTTCAGACCGGTAA
- a CDS encoding D-alanyl-D-alanine carboxypeptidase: MRQQPLGVIVSALAVALVLVGCHGADVRRPEGAPSTISRDVDPRGPATILPQSGAAIPAIKGNENGAAVSPQAVAALWSPVQNAADQGHWVTWGSVIDASTGDVLLDRSAQTAHAPGSVAKVLTAFTALSHLRASDRLTTGVKQEGTSLYLWGEGDLMLAAGAGTRTAVNGHAGVADLAQATAAALKKQGIDAVTVNWQENPFAGPSRLPALVEQEVADYEGPVAAMGMNSGALDATFIGFTATPEADVADVFVRALEEGGVKAQLGQSADAPEGASSIASVESATMGQQIRWMLHYSDNTLADQYCRLAARAAGGDTSFEGATGLVRSTLMSAAVPIEGLRLDDCSGLSEDNRITAATLVNALRTAALSTADTDDADADDSDADDAGLASHRRVGTSDLIRDLPWSGLQGTMTKRMLPEGIANVQAKTGSLAATSTLAGTVTTSSGRTLIFAIGNDQVPDDGAYFTRDVLDSFIQGLAKL, encoded by the coding sequence ATGCGGCAACAGCCTCTGGGTGTGATTGTAAGCGCTTTAGCGGTCGCTCTTGTGCTCGTTGGCTGCCACGGCGCAGATGTTCGCCGCCCAGAAGGTGCTCCGAGCACAATCTCACGGGACGTAGACCCCCGTGGACCTGCAACGATCCTCCCCCAGTCGGGAGCAGCAATTCCCGCTATTAAGGGGAACGAGAACGGGGCCGCGGTCTCCCCTCAAGCCGTTGCTGCCCTGTGGTCGCCCGTCCAGAACGCCGCTGATCAGGGTCACTGGGTGACATGGGGATCAGTGATCGACGCTTCCACGGGCGATGTGCTCTTAGACAGGTCCGCTCAAACGGCGCACGCACCGGGGTCAGTAGCGAAGGTCCTCACAGCCTTTACCGCTCTGTCTCATCTGCGGGCATCAGATCGCCTGACAACGGGGGTTAAACAGGAGGGCACGTCCCTTTACCTGTGGGGCGAGGGAGATCTCATGCTGGCTGCGGGAGCGGGAACACGGACCGCGGTCAACGGACACGCGGGCGTTGCCGATCTTGCGCAGGCCACCGCTGCGGCTCTGAAGAAACAGGGGATCGACGCGGTGACCGTCAACTGGCAGGAGAATCCTTTCGCCGGCCCCTCCAGACTCCCCGCGCTGGTTGAACAGGAAGTTGCCGATTACGAGGGACCCGTTGCGGCGATGGGAATGAACTCGGGGGCGTTGGACGCTACATTTATCGGCTTTACAGCAACCCCGGAAGCAGACGTTGCCGACGTGTTTGTTCGTGCCCTGGAAGAGGGCGGGGTGAAGGCGCAGCTGGGTCAAAGCGCAGATGCTCCCGAGGGGGCCAGTTCCATTGCTTCGGTGGAGTCGGCGACGATGGGACAGCAAATTCGGTGGATGCTTCACTATTCCGATAACACGCTGGCTGACCAGTACTGCCGTTTAGCTGCTCGCGCCGCGGGGGGAGACACCTCATTCGAGGGGGCGACCGGCCTTGTTCGCTCAACATTGATGTCCGCTGCGGTGCCAATCGAGGGGCTTCGGCTTGACGACTGCTCGGGTCTCTCAGAAGACAATAGGATCACGGCGGCGACCCTCGTTAATGCGCTGAGGACGGCGGCGCTGAGTACGGCCGATACTGACGACGCGGATGCAGACGACTCGGATGCAGACGACGCGGGCCTGGCATCACATCGGCGCGTGGGAACCTCCGACCTGATCCGTGACTTGCCGTGGTCGGGACTTCAAGGGACCATGACGAAGCGCATGCTTCCCGAGGGAATCGCGAATGTTCAAGCAAAAACGGGGTCACTGGCGGCAACGTCAACGCTGGCAGGAACGGTTACCACCAGTTCGGGTCGCACGCTGATCTTCGCGATCGGCAATGACCAGGTGCCCGACGACGGTGCGTATTTCACCCGCGATGTGCTTGACTCATTTATTCAGGGATTGGCAAAGCTATGA